A region from the Phaenicophaeus curvirostris isolate KB17595 chromosome 3, BPBGC_Pcur_1.0, whole genome shotgun sequence genome encodes:
- the IKZF1 gene encoding DNA-binding protein Ikaros isoform X5, with protein sequence METDEAQDMSQVSGKESPPISDVPDDADEPMPVPEDLSTSTGGQQSAKNERVLAAYGTEGFRDFHAIIPKSFSPGNIKIETQSDEENGRACEMNGEECAEDLRMLDTSGEKMNGSHNGPGSKAMSGVGGIRLPNGKLKCDICGIICIGPNVLMVHKRSHTGERPFQCNQCGASFTQKGNLLRHIKLHSGEKPFKCHLCNYACRRRDALTGHLRTHSVGKPHKCGYCGRSYKQRSSLEEHKERCHNYLQTMNISSSLYSVIKDETNQSEMAEDLCKIGSERSLVLDRLASNVAKRKSSMPQKFVGEKCLSDLPYDATTNYEKENEIMQTHVIDQAINNAISYLGAESLRPLVQTPPGGSEVVPIISPMYQLHKPLGDNQARSNHTAQDNAVENLLLLSKAKSVSSERDASPSNSCQDSTDTESNNEERSGLIYLTNHIGPHARNGISIKEESRQYDVLRAGTDNSQDAFKVISSSGEQVKVYKCEHCRVLFLDHVMYTIHMGCHGFRDPFECNMCGYHSQDRYEFSSHITRGEHRFHMG encoded by the exons CTGCATACGGTACAGAAGGCTTTAGGGACTTTCATGCAATAATTCCCAAATCTTTTTCCC ctggtaATATTAAAATAGAGACTCAGAGTGATGAAGAGAATGGGCGTGCCTGTGAAATGAATGGGGAAGAATGTGCAGAGGATTTACGAATGCTTGATACCTCGGGAGAGAAAATGAATGGCTCACACAATGGCCCAGGCAGCAAGGCTATGTCAGGAGTTGGAGGCATTCGACTTCCTAACGGAAAGCTAAAATGTGATATCTGTGGGATAATTTGCATCGGTCCCAATGTGCTCATGGTTCACAAACGAAGCCACACTG GAGAACGCCCTTTCCAGTGCAATCAGTGTGGAGCTTCCTTTACACAGAAGGGCAACCTTCTGCGCCACATAAAGTTGCACTCGGGTGAAAAGCCCTTCAAGTGCCACCTGTGTAACTACGCGTGCCGTCGCAGGGATGCCCTCACGGGACACCTGAGGACTCACTCCG TTGGCAAACCTCATAAGTGTGGATACTGTGGTCGTAGCTATAAGCAGCGCAGCTCTTTGGAAGAACATAAAGAACGCTGTCATAACTATCTGCAAACAATGAATATCTCAAGCAGCCTTTATTCAG TCATAAAAGACGAAACTAACCAGAGTGAAATGGCTGAAGACCTGTGCAAGATAGGGTCAGAAAGATCCCTCGTGCTGGATAGACTAGCAAGTAACGTCGCCAAACGTAAGAGCTCTATGCCTCAGAAATTTGTTG GTGAGAAATGTCTGAGCGATCTTCCATATGATGCCACCACCAACTATGAGAAGGAGAATGAAATAATGCAGACACACGTTATTGATCAAGCCATTAATAATGCCATCAGTTACCTGGGGGCCGAGTCCTTGCGTCCCCTTGTCCAGACACCACCAGGTGGTTCTGAGGTGGTGCCCATCATCAGCCCCATGTATCAGCTCCACAAACCTCTTGGGGACAATCAGGCTCGCTCCAACCATACAGCTCAGGACAACGCAGTGGAAAACTTGTTGCTGCTTTCCAAAGCCAAATCTGTCTCCTCTGAACGGGATGCCTCTCCCAGCAACAGCTGCCAAGACTCAACAGATACAGAGAGTAATAATGAGGAACGCAGTGGCCTAATTTACCTGACAAACCATATAGGTCCCCACGCAAGAAATGGCATCTccataaaagaagaaagcaggcaATATGATGTCTTGAGGGCAGGCACTGACAATTCCCAGGATGCTTTCAAAGTGATCAGCAGCAGTGGGGAGCAAGTAAAAGTTTACAAGTGTGAACACTGTCGAGTCCTTTTCTTGGATCACGTGATGTATACGATCCATATGGGCTGCCACGGGTTCCGCGACCCTTTTGAATGCAACATGTGTGGCTACCATAGCCAGGACAGGTATGAATTTTCTTCCCACATAACTCGAGGGGAGCACCGTTTCCACATGGGTTAA
- the IKZF1 gene encoding DNA-binding protein Ikaros isoform X8 → MPVPEDLSTSTGGQQSAKNERVLAAYGTEGFRDFHAIIPKSFSPGNIKIETQSDEENGRACEMNGEECAEDLRMLDTSGEKMNGSHNGPGSKAMSGVGGIRLPNGKLKCDICGIICIGPNVLMVHKRSHTGERPFQCNQCGASFTQKGNLLRHIKLHSGEKPFKCHLCNYACRRRDALTGHLRTHSVGKPHKCGYCGRSYKQRSSLEEHKERCHNYLQTMNISSSLYSVIKDETNQSEMAEDLCKIGSERSLVLDRLASNVAKRKSSMPQKFVGEKCLSDLPYDATTNYEKENEIMQTHVIDQAINNAISYLGAESLRPLVQTPPGGSEVVPIISPMYQLHKPLGDNQARSNHTAQDNAVENLLLLSKAKSVSSERDASPSNSCQDSTDTESNNEERSGLIYLTNHIGPHARNGISIKEESRQYDVLRAGTDNSQDAFKVISSSGEQVKVYKCEHCRVLFLDHVMYTIHMGCHGFRDPFECNMCGYHSQDRYEFSSHITRGEHRFHMG, encoded by the exons CTGCATACGGTACAGAAGGCTTTAGGGACTTTCATGCAATAATTCCCAAATCTTTTTCCC ctggtaATATTAAAATAGAGACTCAGAGTGATGAAGAGAATGGGCGTGCCTGTGAAATGAATGGGGAAGAATGTGCAGAGGATTTACGAATGCTTGATACCTCGGGAGAGAAAATGAATGGCTCACACAATGGCCCAGGCAGCAAGGCTATGTCAGGAGTTGGAGGCATTCGACTTCCTAACGGAAAGCTAAAATGTGATATCTGTGGGATAATTTGCATCGGTCCCAATGTGCTCATGGTTCACAAACGAAGCCACACTG GAGAACGCCCTTTCCAGTGCAATCAGTGTGGAGCTTCCTTTACACAGAAGGGCAACCTTCTGCGCCACATAAAGTTGCACTCGGGTGAAAAGCCCTTCAAGTGCCACCTGTGTAACTACGCGTGCCGTCGCAGGGATGCCCTCACGGGACACCTGAGGACTCACTCCG TTGGCAAACCTCATAAGTGTGGATACTGTGGTCGTAGCTATAAGCAGCGCAGCTCTTTGGAAGAACATAAAGAACGCTGTCATAACTATCTGCAAACAATGAATATCTCAAGCAGCCTTTATTCAG TCATAAAAGACGAAACTAACCAGAGTGAAATGGCTGAAGACCTGTGCAAGATAGGGTCAGAAAGATCCCTCGTGCTGGATAGACTAGCAAGTAACGTCGCCAAACGTAAGAGCTCTATGCCTCAGAAATTTGTTG GTGAGAAATGTCTGAGCGATCTTCCATATGATGCCACCACCAACTATGAGAAGGAGAATGAAATAATGCAGACACACGTTATTGATCAAGCCATTAATAATGCCATCAGTTACCTGGGGGCCGAGTCCTTGCGTCCCCTTGTCCAGACACCACCAGGTGGTTCTGAGGTGGTGCCCATCATCAGCCCCATGTATCAGCTCCACAAACCTCTTGGGGACAATCAGGCTCGCTCCAACCATACAGCTCAGGACAACGCAGTGGAAAACTTGTTGCTGCTTTCCAAAGCCAAATCTGTCTCCTCTGAACGGGATGCCTCTCCCAGCAACAGCTGCCAAGACTCAACAGATACAGAGAGTAATAATGAGGAACGCAGTGGCCTAATTTACCTGACAAACCATATAGGTCCCCACGCAAGAAATGGCATCTccataaaagaagaaagcaggcaATATGATGTCTTGAGGGCAGGCACTGACAATTCCCAGGATGCTTTCAAAGTGATCAGCAGCAGTGGGGAGCAAGTAAAAGTTTACAAGTGTGAACACTGTCGAGTCCTTTTCTTGGATCACGTGATGTATACGATCCATATGGGCTGCCACGGGTTCCGCGACCCTTTTGAATGCAACATGTGTGGCTACCATAGCCAGGACAGGTATGAATTTTCTTCCCACATAACTCGAGGGGAGCACCGTTTCCACATGGGTTAA